The segment aaacaagattgataaaccattagcaagactaacaaagaaagagagagaacactagtaaaccaaatcagaaatgaaaagggggacatcacaacagaaaccaaagaaattcaaaatatcatcagagactaccttgaaagtttgtatgccacaaaacaagagaacctagaagaaatgaataaatttctggattcctataacctcccaaggctgaaccaaggagatctggagtacctgaatagacctatcactatcaaggaaactgaaactgtaatcaaaagtcttccccaaaacaaaagcccaggtccagatggattcactagcgaattcttccaaacatttctaaagaggacctactgccagttctttttaagcttttccaggaaattgaggaatCAGAAACACTACTAAacaagtttctatgaggcatatatcaccctaataccaaaagcaaaagagacaccacaaaaaaggaaattacaggCCAATGTCTCTGATAaatatggatgcaaagatcctcaacaaaatattagcgaatagaatccaacaactcatcaaaaaatcatacaccacgaccaagagGGATTCATCCtaggatgcaaggatagtttaacattcagaagtcaatcaacataatccttcatttcaataaaagaaaagataaaaatcatatgatcatatcagtaggtGTAGAGAAAGtacttgacaagatccagaacccatttatgatgaaaactctcaccaaaatgagtattgaagggactttcctcaatatattcaaagccatctaccacaagcctctggtaagcattatcttcaatggggaaaaactaagatccttcccgctaagatcagggacaagacaaggatgcccactctcaccaattctgttcaatatagaactggaagtactttcaatagcggttaggcaagaaaaagatattaagggcatccacgtaggaaaggaagaaatcaagctctcaccatTCGCAGATGATAAGATACTATATTTAGataaccccaaagcctctaccaaaaaactcttataaacaatagacttgtaaagtctcaggctataaaatcaatacccaaaagtccatggctttcctatacgcaagtAATGAGAGAGacaaaagtgacatgaaaaaagcaaccctgttcacagtcatgcctcagaaaatcaagtgctcAGAATCAATTCTgcttaattaaggaggtaaatgacctgtacaaagaaaactacaaaacgctacttcacaaattaaaagaggacacgaggaaatggaaacatatcccctgcttaaagatgggagaattaacattgtccaaatgtcaatacttcccaaagcattatacagactcaatgcgattcctataaggatacccatgaaattcttcaaagaaatggatcaaacactcctgaaattcatatggaacaacaaacccccacgaatagctaaaacagttctggggaaaaagaaaatgggaggcatcaccttccccaacctcaaactctactacaaagcagtaataattaaaaaaccatggtactagaacaaaagcagagcctcagaccaatggaatagggttgaatatccttacacaaatcctcaaatatatgaacatctaatctttgataagggagcaagaaatgtgaagtggggcaaggaaagcctttAGCAAATGGTGTtcgcaaaactggacagctacatgcaaaaaaatgggttgggACCCCTACCTAGCACCAtacataaaagtcagatcaaaagggattaaagatctcaacatcagaccagaatccataaggtatattgaagaaaaggtcagcaaaaccctctacgacattgaagccaaaggtatcttcaaggacaaaacgctattgaccaaacaagtggaaacagggataaacaaatgggactatcttaagctaaaaaagtttctgtacctcgaaagaaacagtgaccagaatacaaagacaatctacagaatgggaaaggatattcacccagtccCCCTCCGATAAGaagttaatatcaaggatatacaaggcactggttgaactttacaagaagaaaacatccaaccccatcagaaaatagggtgatgaaatgaacagaaactttctcaaagaagaaatccaaatggccaaaagacacatgatcatcattaatcatcaggagatgcagatcaaaacaacaatgagatatcatctcacaccatagagactggcataTGTCCAAAAGAACACAAGTAaccggtgctggcatggatgtggagagaaagggactctccttcactgcttgtgggaacaccgactgattcagcccttttggaaaacagtatggacaattctgaaaaaattagaaattgagctcccgtttgacccagcaataccacttctgggaatatatcccagagatgcaaaaatgtatagtagaaatgacatgcacttgtatgttcattgcagcactgtttacaatagccaggatctggataaaaaccaagtgcctgagaacagatgactggctaaagaaactttggtacatctacacaatggaatactatgcagctattagaaaagatgaagtcacgaaatttgcgtataagtgggtcaacatggagagtatcatgctaagtgaaatgagtcagaaagagagggacagacatagaaggactgcagtcatttgtgtagtataaaggaacagaatgggagactaacacccaaggatagtagagataagtaccaggagatttgctccacggcttggaagtcggcctcacgtgctgggggaaaaggtagctcagatagagaagggaccaccaataAAGAATGCTTgaaggacctgctcaggatggaagagctgtgctgaatgtagactatagaccgaacatgatggccacctgcattgcagaccataacaccctaaaggagaaagagagtaaaagggaatgtgcctgccacagaggcgaggtgtgtgtgtgccagggggagggatactgggaacattggtggtagagaataggcactagtggagggatggctgctcgatcattctatgactgaaacgtaagcatgtatgtttgtaagtctgtatacTTCACAGTGatatgtcaaaaaaataaaaatataaacattaaaaaatttaaattatagattCATGAGGCAAAATTAAATGgtttaatacataaaaatacaaaaaaaatagtacactgggtaataAGACAATGTGTGATTTCCATATGGCTGAACAcagcagaggggggcgggttggcctgtgTCCGTcaaagcagagcccccagcaaccactagcttccacaatccaaaatcgctgccataccccaGGCCTGaatccactgtctcaggatggacttcaccaagatataatctgttgaaaattctggtatgtgggttttgagACGGAAATCTTcaggtcaggatgggctacctccccccacctccctgtacttctggaagcctcagcagtcacatccacaccccaaagctgccacccaattgaaaagctactccagccttaccgtcccaataaaaataccgaatgaaATGTACAAACACCATGActtcttagcacctgtactgcaaaccataatgcacaaaaggataaggagaggggctggagcaatagcacagcgggtaggccgtttgccttgcacccaggttcgattcccagcatcccatatggtcccctgagcaccgccaggggtaattcctgactgcagagccagtagtaacccctgtgcattgccggctgtgacccaaaaagcaaaaatataaaataaaatgagagagagcaaaaagaaaagtgtctcccatagaggaaGGCCTGGGTGGGGTTGGGTTTAAGGTGATAGTGGTGGGTAAatggggggcattggtggtggtaaatgtacactggtggaggaatgggtcctggaacattgtatgactgacaccaaactatgaatagctttgtaatggcctACCTCACTGATacctaattaaaataatttttaatgtaaatgtgggcagagtgatagcacagtgggtagggtgtttgccttgcacaaggccaacccgggtttgattcctctgtccctctcggagacctggcaagctaccgagagtatcccggccacgcggcagagcttggcaagctacctgtggtgtattcaatatgccaaagacagtaacaagtctcacaatgaagatgttactagtgcccgctcaagcaaattgatgaacaataggacgacagtgctacagtgctacaatgtggagttcatgcccaatcaTCTTAACCAATAGCTAAAGGAATAGCATGCtcctgcaattaaaaaaaaaaaacatgggagttctgctatttcttcagccatAGGTTAAGCTGAtagaattgggcatgaactccatattacttttttttttagtgaatcaccatgagatagttacaaagcttcattgtttgagcttcagtcatacaatgattggacacccaacccgccaccagtgcacatcttccatcaccaatgtcccccacatccccccacccccatccctccccctgcctttatggcagacaatctcccccatactctcttttgtattgcttcttatgaatagcataagatgtcatgtggccgcGAGAATGGCtgagtgctcctggaattctaaaattttagctaATTAGGATGTGGATAAATCTCTGCAGCAAACTGCTTGGTTCGAAGATTCTTTTGTGGGTTTTTGGATTAtagccgttaaggagcttaagtagtagccagaggcagttttgggcatgacctccagggacCAATGGGGCTGGGGGGAATGAGAAAGACAGGCCCACCCCTATCCCTTCAGGCCTGGAGCTTACCACCACTGAACCTGCGTACCTGCACTTcccattgggttctggaagttggcaacCGCCAGGGTATGCCTAGGCCTAAGAATACACATTTGTAATGCCATGAAATTCTGCGGCTTGAGATTAtgtgtccttctctcctggaagggagcaacatgacgtcatgctcgccataaccatgccgctggaCCACGCACCAGGTTGTTTCACTCAGGCTGCCAAGAGGGGTGCAGGTGAGACCCTGACCCACCCCAACAGACACAGCCCgggagccaaaaacctccagaactcaactgccaccctgctcacggccactctctaTATGCTCAGGCCGAGTTCATCCATGAGTGAGCCTTTTCCTGGACGAAGTTGCTACACAACACTTCATAGAACACACCCTATGCATagtccaagagtactgcaccgcatttgatgggattcaaagtagaagGCCACAAaccttaaagggaaatatattattttggttctgctttgggtagAAATTGGgggtcaggatggaaacaccaaaatatggtggtggaaaggtgtaatggtggtgggattagtgcttgaatattagatgtaatcaaatattgtgaactagttcgtaaaataaaaaaaaattttaaaaagaagaaatcatgcgGCTTTTCCTGAGGGGCTGTGCGGCCCTCAGGTAGGAGTCAGGAGGGAGACAGGAACGGAAATCTTGGACATTGCGTCTCTACATAGGACAAATGGGCAGAACAGAATGTAGTTGCTATTTTATCTAGTCCCCTTCATTATCATGTGTTATTAGAATTTGTTTATTTGGTCTTAGgataaggagaaaatgaaatcttCCGGTTAGACTGTTCCGAGTTCAGTGAACACGCTAATCCCGTGTTGAACTCTGCAGCAACGTGATTACATTTTGAtggtatagcactgtcatcccattgttcaccgatttgctcaagcaggcaccaataaagtctccattctgagacttgctgttactgtttttggcatatcaaatacatcacaggtagtttGCAAGGCTTTGCTGTGTAGGTGGAATACTGTCAAAggcttgccaggcactctgagaaagacggaggaatcgaacccaggtcagctgcgtgcaatgcaaatgccctacccactgtgctatcgctccagtcctttgatgCTATAGTGTTCAAAAAGTCTGTgggctaaagaaatagctgcaCTATAAGTATTTTTTCagggaatttttttctaaaataaagttgttcattatgatttgttacagacattcaagaGTCCAACACTAATCCTACCACTATTGCGCCTTACACCCCCATAATCTCCAATTTTCTGAACCAACCTTTTAACCTGCCCCCATTGCGGGCCTCAAATATTGTATTGTATATTGCTTATTATCAGTAATTTGCTACAAAAACGATCAAAAAAATTTCCTTGGAAGAAAGTTAGTGAATTGTTGTATCTTggcatggagccattaagtccttgtatagaGATTACTAAGACGCTGTTTCAGGTTAAGACTGTGTTCATATTTTGTTATTCGAGATCGGATGCTGTCTACATTCCATCCCATCTGGCCTGGTATGCTGCTCCTGGTTtatccttcttgtagagtttgagatgttgcactCTGGGAAGTTCAAACCTTAAAGGAGGTGATGCAACTGGAGTTAAATCTTAGCTGATGGCGACTCTGGGGCGTGTGTGAGTCTGCTGGGGCCCCAGAGAGGAGGGGTAGGCAGCCCGACCCCTACAAGGAATTTTTTGCTTTGGGCAGATGAAATAAAAGCTCTGTATCATTTATGTCTATTTCAAGTAAAACTATGCTCATCAACTGTGGGGAAAATACAACACCGAATCGAGCTGGAAGTTCAGGTGCCAAGGCAGAGGGCTGCTGGCTGGGAGGATTCAACCTTCTTTATGGCCAGGTAAGCCTGGCCCTTCTGCACACGGAGCGCACTTCCCTCTCTGGACTGTGAGGGCGCTCCTGTGCCAGCGCCCCTGGTGGTTTACAATGAATCAGGGGATGGAGGTGATGAAGACTGAGGTAAAGGTGGTGAAATGGTGGCTTAGATGACTCCCTGCGACACTGTGAATGTCTTATGTGACTGGATAACAAAGTGAATTTTAGTTGATGTGTATTACAACGCATTTCAAATTTCCAGAGTTGCACCCAGAGGTACGTGGCACACCCAAGAGGGCTCAGATACCTGCTGCCCCAGCCGTGAGCAGAGTCCCTGCAGGACCCAGAGTTCCACCCTCCTGAGTGCACCAGTGAAGGGAAATGCAGGGCCAGCAGCATtgtctcctcctccccaccccagggccaggcGCAGAGGGATGGAGGTGAAGGGACAATTAGCAGGAACCCTAACAAGGCACGGGGGACACAGCCCGAAGAGCATCAAGGACGGGGTAAATTGGGCTCTTCCGGGTCGTAGGAAGCTCCTGGGGAACTGACCTGCCTCTTCAATCTCGGAGGAACTGCACCGTACTCACACATCTCCACAGTCAAGGGATACAACAGGAGAGTGGGAGCTGAGCCGTGCACatagagagagaagaggcagggcTCGGCAGCTCAGACTTCTGTGTGACCTCGGGGTTGTGACGGTGCCGCTCTGGGCTCAGTTCAATGGTGTGAAGGATGTATACCAAATAAAACATGAAGAAGCGATAGCGATGAGTGTCTAAGTCCGTGAGAGGATCCAACTCCGGGGTCTTGCGTGGCCGAGTTGAAGAGTGTTGGAATAGGGTGACAGGGAAGGCTGAATTTGTCTCCAAACCTCTTCCTCCTATACATGGACGCACCGCTGCATGAATCAGAGCAAGACCGAAGCCGCCCACGTACCAGGTCATGCACAAGGTTGGTGGGGATGTAATACACAAGGCAGTAGCCGTTGGCTCTAGTCCCGGGCAGAATTCCAATAGTGGAGAAGCTTGCTATTTCATTTGATTGTGTCCATGGAGAGGTGAGGTCAAAGAATAAGACACTGAGCCCAGGAAAGCAGAGAAGGGGTAAATGGGCAGTGACGGGGGCGAGGTGGATGTGTGtgagctggggaggagaggggcgtCGGGAGGAGTGGGGGGCCAGGTAAAGCATGAGGTGCAGGGTGTGGGGCCGCCCTTGCACCTTctctgggagaggaggggaaccTGGACCTTGTTCTCAGCTataggacaggaggaggagggtgatTGACTGGTGGGTGAGGACGAGTGTCCGGAAGAAAGCTGGGCCCTCAGGAGGGGAACAGCCAACACTGTCCATGACCCAAGTATCAGGGCGGGTCCCGAGTTTACAACCAACCCATGTAATAGCCTCTCTCCATctatcttcctcttccttctctctcatttaTCCCGCTCTCCCTTCCAAAAAGTCCAGGGTGGGTGGAAATCTAAAACTGTGTGTTGTCTAGTTTAGATATTCAGAAAATACAGATCATAGTTCAGACTAGAACGTGGCTCATGTCCATGTTTaaaatatgaagcaaatatcCTGTGCCTTTCCCACCTGCTTCTATTTGcctgtctccctcctccttccactTGGCTCttccacttcctctctctctcttcatcagTCCTGTCTCTCCCATCCACCATCTCTCGCTCCCTCCCTAACCCATTTTGTCCCTTTTTCAAAGTATTGCACATTGCCGGTTATGGGGAATCCCTGAGGTATAGCCAGGTGGCTCGTACCCTACCCTTGACAAagctgagctcaggagtgaccagTGAAGGACAGATTCAGTGAGATTCAGGATTGTGGTGTGGAATCCTTGGGTCGCTGGTTAATGTCCATAAACATTACGGGGCATCTGAGGTGGAGGCTGGATGGTGTGTGAATGTGGACTATTGTATAACTAGGATGTAAACTCTTAGGAGAGAGTGTGGGAAAATGATGAACAACCGAATTAATCCAGGGGGTTATAGATAGCTCACCCTGAACGGCTGATCTGGGTCAGCACCAGGGACAGCACCCTGAACCCTTTCTCATTGATCCAGGAGTCATGGAGGCAGGAAACCTCACCCAGTTCTCTGAGTTCCTCCTCCTGGGCCTCTCCGAGGACCCCCGGGAGCAGCAgctgctcttcattctcttcCTGGTTATGTACCTGGTCACGGGGCTGGGCAACCTGCTCATCGTCCTGGCCATTGTCACCGACGCCCggctccacacccccatgtacttcttcctggccaACCTGGCcttcgtggacatctgcttcatctccaccaccatccccaagatgCTGGTCAACCACGTCTCGGGGCACAGGGGCATTCCATATGCCGGCTGCCTTACCCAGACGTTCTTCTTCATCTTGTTTGCTAGTCTTGACTGCTACCTGCTGCTtgtcatggcctatgaccgctatgaggccatctgccaccccctgcactatgCCATGTCTGTGACACCCCAGGTCTGCAGCCTCCTGGTGGGGGCATCCTGGGCCGCATCATTCgggaattccttagtgcatgTCATACTATTGAACCGTCTCTCATTCTGCACCCACAACCAGGTGCAAAATTTCTTCTGTGAACTCAGCACTCTGCTAAACTTGGCCTGCTCCGACACTCTCCTCAACAATGTCGTGGTGAACTATGAGGGTTCCTTGACAGTTGTCCTCCCCTTCATGGGCATCTTGATCTCATATTTGCTCATCTTCTCGACCGTAATGCGAATCCCATCCAAGACAGGCCGGCAGAAGGCTTTTTCCACCTGCAGCTCCCACCTCTCCGTTGTGTGTCTCTTCTATGGGACTCTCATTGGGGTGTATTTTAGCCCCACATCCTCCGACTCGACCCAGGGGAAAACAGTGGCTGCAGTACTGTACACCGTGGTCACACCCATgatgaaccccttcatctacagcctccgGAATAAGGATATGAAGGGGGCATTCAGGTCCCTACTCAGTAGAAAGCCTGTTTTTACCCAGTGATAAGAGAAATGGACATAAAATTGTCCAAATATTCTTATTCATGTCCTAAATTCCCTCACGGTCCTCTTGAATAACCTCTTTTTGTAACTTTATAACTCagtagattattttatttcatttcctatTAAGAGATATTATTCATGTCAACCAAAAAATTTAGAGTTGCTAgtaccaaaaaagaaacaaaacttatGAGCCTGCGACTCTGGATATACAGATTGGAAGCTGTAAATGTTCCAGGAAAGTGTCCTCTGACAAAATGCCGACGCTCAAGCCCCTCATTCAAGCAGGTGCTGGTGAAATTGCTCTGTACAAGAAACCCAAATACCACAGACTTAAACGCCACAGAGCTTTCAGACTTTACAGTGGATTTTTGTTGCTACTGTCAACATAGaacctaaaaaaataatgttcttcCACCCACtttttgttattcatttatttctagaaagcatcttaaaatttattttgcagaCATCTACTTTTTTCCATCTACTTCATGGGTAGCACTGATGCGTTTGTCTCACACTTTAGTGGCAGCAGAACAGTTGCCTTAgagcccacattcaaaagaaaagcaaccggtgctggcattggatgtgggaagaaagggactctccttcactgctggtgggaatgctgactcatTCAGCtcatctggaaaataatatgacgtttctcaaaaaattaaaaattgagctcccatttacccagcaataccacttctgggaatatactccagagatgcaaaaaagtatagtagaaatgacatctgcacttgtatgttcattgcagcactgtttagaatagccagactctggaaaacacccaagtgcccaagaagagatgactggctaaagaaactttggtacatctgcacaatggaatactatgtagctattagaaaaaatgaagtcatgaaatttgcatataagtggatcaatgtggaaatcatgttaagtgaaatgagtcagaaatagagggacagacatagaaagagtgtactcatctgtggaatataaagtaacagaatgggtgcacatatgctgcctgagcacatgtgctgcttgtacccacGTGGCCGAACACATGCGGTGACCGAGCATATATATGTGTCACACAcatctcctcttgagatgtgtactttcatgctttcatgtctaatgctggatatgtgtaggggcttcttcgcccttggagaagcccgaattTTCTCTTGAgagcattactctctctctctgtctgtctctctctccacccacccatcttttctcctccacaccttcaagccctccaaataaaatctgttttgcttcaaaataaataaataaataaagtaacagaatgggagattaacacctaagaatagtagaaataagtaccaggaggtctgttccatggcttggaacctggcctcacatgctggggaaaaggcagccagatagataagggaacaccaagtaaagggtatttggaggacccactctggatgggagatgcgtgccaaaagtagactgtagactgaacacattggccactcaatagctctattgcaaaccacaacacccaaaaggagagagaacaaaagggaatgccctgacacagaggcagggtggaatggtggggggacggggtgggggtggtgggagagatactgggatcattggtggtggagaatgggcattggtgaggAGATGGCtactggatcattgtgtgactggaatgcaagcacgaaactttataactctgtaattgtacctcacggtgattcactagtaaaaatatttgtaaaaaattttaaaaaaagaaactttgaggctggagtgatagcacagcgggtagggcgtttgccttgcatgtggccaacccgggttcgattcccagcatcctacatggtcccccgagcactgccaattcctgagtgcaaagccaggagtaacccctgagcattgctgggtgtgacccaaaaagcaaaaaaaaaaaaagaaacaaagaaagaaattttgatacatctacacaatggaatactatgcagctgttagaaaagattaagtcatgaaatttgcatataagtggatttaATGGAGactaccatgctaagtgaaatgagtcagaaagagagggacagacatagaaagactgcactcatttgtggaatataaagtaacagaatgggagattagcacccaagaataagagataaggaccaggaggattgctccctGGTATGaaagccggtctcacatgctgggggaaaggcagctcagatagggaa is part of the Sorex araneus isolate mSorAra2 chromosome 2, mSorAra2.pri, whole genome shotgun sequence genome and harbors:
- the LOC101541200 gene encoding olfactory receptor 1361-like, yielding MEAGNLTQFSEFLLLGLSEDPREQQLLFILFLVMYLVTGLGNLLIVLAIVTDARLHTPMYFFLANLAFVDICFISTTIPKMLVNHVSGHRGIPYAGCLTQTFFFILFASLDCYLLLVMAYDRYEAICHPLHYAMSVTPQVCSLLVGASWAASFGNSLVHVILLNRLSFCTHNQVQNFFCELSTLLNLACSDTLLNNVVVNYEGSLTVVLPFMGILISYLLIFSTVMRIPSKTGRQKAFSTCSSHLSVVCLFYGTLIGVYFSPTSSDSTQGKTVAAVLYTVVTPMMNPFIYSLRNKDMKGAFRSLLSRKPVFTQ